The following DNA comes from Plasmodium vivax chromosome 11, whole genome shotgun sequence.
GCGTTCCTAAgtcgaaaatatttttttaacaaaccGCAAGCTGGCTTCTTCAATGATTTGCCTGAACAAGTAAATCCGTTTGATGCGCTCTTAAAGCAAGACCCCTCGGACCTGTTTGGAATGATGAAGAACCaaatcccctttttggtgtTGCAGTTGGGGCTAGGGTTTTTAATaaacctctttttttccggCTACTTAGTGGGTATGCTTCGCTAGGCGAGACTGTCGTGTATGCGCATGAGCATATGCCGAAGTGTGCAGCTGGGCACACACCACAcacacaaatatatacatatatatatattcccttttgcgtgccccccccttcagcCAAAATTCCCTTCCCCCTGACGTACAAATTCAAGTCAACCCTCCAGATGGGAATGGATATAGAATTGCTGGACATGAAATTTGTGTCCTCCCTCTCATggttggaaattttttttctcatacgAGGGGGTTAATCCATTCtaattccccattttggtacCTCGTTGGGGGTTACAtaagcctttttttgtttgtccCTTTTACCCGTTCGCTGGcgcatttcattttgctgaaAAACACACACCCCTTAATCGCAGGTACTTCCTTGTCATGTTTGGGTCGAGCGGCCTAATAAGCATCATTGactattttgttcttcacggtatggaaaaaaaaaaaaaataaaaaaaataaaataaacgaaagAGCGAATAGCTCTACATATAAGAGAGCAAAACTGCTGCTCAACCAAAAAGACaacttctcttttttttgtgaacaatGTTGCAGACAAGGACCGGTCGCAAAATAACCCAATGGACAATTTGATGGCAAACCAAAATCCCCTAGCGAAACGTAATAGCAGCAGATATGcgaggatatttttttttgcgcgaaAAATTAGTACAttgcacataaaaaaaaaagaccaacGAGGAACAGTTAAATGTGCCCATAAACGTGTACGTTAAAAGGGCACTTATTTTTGCTATAACATGCGCGCTTACCCCGCATGTtcgctttttaatttttcccccacagAGCCTGCAAATATGAACAGCGTGCCCGACTTGAAAAAGTTTTACGACA
Coding sequences within:
- a CDS encoding hypothetical protein (encoded by transcript PVX_114977A); protein product: MVRPTIKPDIEKLRQSNFLTRFTQLKTNYGFISPVAFLSRKYFFNKPQAGFFNDLPEQVNPFDALLKQDPSDLFGMMKNQIPFLVLQLGLGFLINLFFSGYLVAKIPFPLTYKFKSTLQMGMDIELLDMKFVSSLSWYFLVMFGSSGLISIIDYFVLHDKDRSQNNPMDNLMANQNPLAKQPANMNSVPDLKKFYDKKKAELENVRYKFWLENIEYHLIVNWK